The proteins below are encoded in one region of Methanofollis aquaemaris:
- a CDS encoding cache domain-containing protein, whose product MKSHAWAIALVLVAASLLCAGCTTPAESNASDDAARVEMLSLLGEMQGTVTGSLTAIDRATAETAAGLESTGLSGPEAEALLDGALAADPSVSTAIAVARNGTVTAARPADLGLVGSNLGEQAVVREVFDRKAPVMSDLFPLAEGGYAATIECPVFSPDEELIGMVSISFLPDRLVGEHAESAINGTPYAVMAAQAGGLVLYDADPEEIGKETLNESMYADFPEILETARSFSGNWSGHATYSFYDTGFEGIVRKEAYWTTVGLHGTEWRLVVIRPLV is encoded by the coding sequence ATGAAATCTCATGCATGGGCGATCGCTCTCGTCCTGGTGGCGGCCTCCCTTCTCTGCGCCGGCTGCACGACCCCGGCGGAGAGCAATGCCTCCGATGACGCCGCCCGCGTGGAGATGCTCTCCCTCCTCGGCGAGATGCAGGGCACGGTCACCGGAAGCCTGACGGCGATCGACCGGGCGACGGCGGAGACGGCCGCGGGCCTTGAGAGCACCGGGCTCTCGGGGCCGGAAGCGGAGGCGCTCCTCGACGGTGCGCTGGCGGCCGATCCGTCCGTCTCCACGGCGATCGCGGTCGCACGCAACGGCACGGTCACTGCCGCCCGGCCCGCCGACCTCGGGCTTGTCGGGAGCAATCTGGGCGAGCAGGCCGTCGTGCGGGAGGTCTTCGACCGGAAGGCGCCGGTGATGTCCGACCTCTTCCCCCTTGCAGAGGGCGGGTACGCAGCGACGATCGAGTGCCCCGTCTTCTCGCCGGATGAAGAGTTGATCGGCATGGTGAGCATCTCCTTCCTGCCCGACCGTCTCGTCGGCGAGCACGCAGAGTCCGCGATCAACGGGACGCCCTATGCCGTGATGGCCGCCCAGGCAGGCGGTCTGGTGCTCTACGATGCGGACCCCGAAGAGATCGGGAAGGAGACGCTCAACGAATCCATGTATGCAGACTTCCCGGAGATCCTCGAGACTGCACGATCTTTTTCCGGGAACTGGTCGGGGCATGCGACCTACTCCTTCTATGACACCGGCTTTGAAGGGATCGTCCGGAAGGAGGCGTACTGGACGACGGTCGGTCTGCACGGTACGGAGTGGCGTCTGGTCGTCATCCGCCCCCTCGTCTGA
- a CDS encoding YkgJ family cysteine cluster protein has translation MPFTCIQCGECCSHLGDVHVVTEACGDGSFVMLNRYTGEEHAVRIDPDKLHLFPDPSIFERWPRACPFLRDDPAQNRICCIIHLTRPEICREYSCWRLLILNARGRRVGRVMERRHLATDDPGLAAFWERSIRTIREDDDAGWDERVIETLTRAGYRVRR, from the coding sequence ATGCCGTTCACGTGCATCCAGTGCGGGGAGTGCTGCAGCCACCTGGGCGACGTCCATGTCGTGACTGAGGCGTGCGGCGACGGAAGTTTTGTGATGCTCAACCGCTACACCGGGGAGGAGCACGCCGTCAGGATCGATCCCGACAAACTCCATCTCTTCCCCGACCCGAGCATCTTCGAGCGGTGGCCGCGGGCCTGCCCCTTCCTCCGCGACGACCCCGCGCAGAACCGGATCTGCTGCATCATCCACCTCACCAGGCCCGAGATCTGCCGGGAGTATTCATGCTGGCGCCTGCTCATCCTGAACGCACGGGGACGGCGGGTGGGGCGGGTGATGGAGCGCCGGCACCTCGCGACCGACGACCCCGGCCTCGCAGCGTTCTGGGAGAGATCGATCAGGACGATCCGAGAGGACGACGATGCCGGGTGGGACGAGCGGGTGATCGAGACGCTGACGCGGGCGGGGTATCGGGTCAGGCGGTAA
- a CDS encoding ABC-ATPase domain-containing protein, producing the protein MRRTFGRPIKVLLPHGHKNPITPLPHIFPTMARETIQPAGRLRDILRRIDGRGYKAYKDCEGAYAFDDFTLIIDHAQGDPFAAPSRVRVRVAANVAGFPAGCFTTRTREVAFRDFLARGFAAAIDAAGQNRRGSGKSGQIAVARPGQEVLERSSVVVTAEHAVEVRFTVGLPARGRSVLGRQAEAIFFEDVPALVRASLLYAAVDAAALDRHLEVSEDADHLRAALHDRGLVAFVADGAVLPRASGVDDRPLKGGVPFASPPSLRVEIDLPNCGTVTGMGVPAGITLIVGGGFHGKSTLLRAIERGVYTHIPGDGREYVVADPTAVKIRAEDGRRVEQVDISPFIAGLPDGRDTRAFSTENASGSTSQAANIMEALESGTRLLLIDEDTAATNMMIRDRRMQELVADDQEPITPFIDRARALYRDLGVSTVLVIGGSGDYFDIADTVVCMQAYRPEDATARAQAIAARYASERFTSQKDGFGTFMRRVPEARSIDASKGRREAKVAADGVRGIRFGVHEVDLSAVAQVVDPAQTAAIAHGMLRAKRLMNGRSTLDEVVRAVAAEVEREGLDALTSHPVGGLATFRPFELAAALNRLRTFRAGQTR; encoded by the coding sequence ATGAGGAGAACGTTTGGCCGCCCCATAAAAGTGCTCCTCCCCCACGGACACAAAAACCCTATCACCCCCCTCCCCCATATCTTCCCAACCATGGCCCGCGAGACGATACAACCGGCCGGCCGGCTCAGGGACATCCTGAGACGGATCGACGGCCGCGGATACAAGGCATACAAAGACTGCGAGGGGGCCTACGCCTTCGACGACTTCACCCTCATCATCGACCACGCCCAGGGCGACCCCTTCGCCGCCCCGAGCCGCGTGCGGGTGCGGGTGGCGGCAAACGTCGCAGGCTTCCCGGCCGGGTGCTTCACGACCAGGACCCGCGAGGTGGCGTTTCGGGACTTCCTGGCCAGGGGCTTTGCCGCGGCCATCGACGCCGCGGGCCAGAACCGCCGGGGGAGCGGGAAGAGCGGGCAGATCGCCGTCGCCCGCCCCGGCCAGGAGGTGCTGGAGCGCTCATCCGTCGTCGTCACCGCCGAGCACGCCGTCGAAGTGCGGTTCACCGTCGGCCTCCCGGCACGCGGCCGGAGCGTGCTCGGGCGGCAGGCGGAGGCGATCTTTTTTGAGGACGTCCCGGCCCTGGTGCGGGCCTCACTCCTGTACGCCGCCGTCGACGCCGCCGCCCTCGACCGCCACCTCGAGGTGAGCGAGGACGCCGATCATCTCAGGGCCGCGCTGCATGACCGCGGCCTCGTCGCCTTCGTCGCCGACGGCGCCGTCCTCCCGCGGGCGAGCGGGGTGGACGACCGCCCCCTCAAAGGCGGCGTTCCCTTCGCCTCGCCGCCCTCCCTCAGGGTCGAGATCGACCTCCCCAACTGCGGCACCGTCACCGGCATGGGCGTGCCGGCCGGCATCACCCTCATCGTCGGCGGCGGCTTTCACGGCAAGTCCACCCTGCTCCGGGCGATCGAGCGCGGCGTCTACACCCACATCCCGGGCGACGGCCGGGAGTACGTCGTCGCCGACCCCACCGCGGTGAAGATCCGCGCCGAAGACGGCCGCCGGGTGGAGCAGGTCGACATCTCACCCTTCATCGCCGGCCTCCCCGACGGCCGGGACACCCGCGCCTTCTCCACCGAGAACGCGAGCGGGAGCACCTCGCAGGCTGCCAATATCATGGAAGCCCTGGAGAGCGGCACCCGCCTCCTCCTCATCGACGAGGACACCGCCGCGACGAACATGATGATCCGCGACCGACGGATGCAGGAACTCGTCGCCGACGACCAGGAACCGATCACGCCCTTCATCGACCGGGCGCGGGCGCTGTACCGCGACCTCGGCGTCTCGACCGTGCTCGTCATCGGCGGGTCGGGCGACTACTTCGACATCGCCGACACCGTCGTCTGCATGCAGGCCTACCGCCCCGAGGACGCCACCGCACGGGCGCAGGCGATCGCCGCACGCTACGCCTCTGAACGCTTCACCTCGCAGAAAGACGGGTTTGGCACCTTCATGCGGCGGGTGCCCGAGGCGCGGAGCATCGACGCGAGCAAAGGCAGACGGGAGGCAAAAGTGGCGGCCGACGGTGTTCGCGGGATCAGGTTCGGCGTCCACGAGGTCGACCTCTCGGCCGTGGCGCAGGTCGTGGACCCGGCCCAGACCGCGGCCATCGCCCATGGCATGCTCAGGGCAAAACGCCTGATGAACGGGCGCTCGACCCTCGACGAGGTGGTGCGAGCCGTCGCCGCCGAAGTCGAGAGAGAAGGCCTCGACGCCCTCACCTCCCACCCGGTCGGCGGACTTGCGACTTTCCGGCCCTTCGAACTCGCCGCGGCGCTCAACCGGCTCAGAACCTTCAGAGCCGGGCAGACCCGGTAG
- a CDS encoding dipeptidase yields the protein MKRTGIFPVLMIFLLCAPVSACTIFAVTPGASENGTMYVGHTNDGVGPDWRNIDDIVLTYVPAADHAAGETRPVYFDPNSGSDAAGKKAGNATELVLGEIPQVPRTYGYYTASYAMMNEHQLLSAECTDYAKVQLDAEEGKRIFYSSELSNVALERCTTARVAVELVGSLIDTYGYYGTGETLIFADPKEAWVIEMCSSPAGTGGLWVAEKIPDGEVFVAGNEFRIRTVAEGDADILHTPDLFAVAEEYGLRSPSEGTFDWLEATSYGEYSHPYYSLMRVWSIQNRLAPSLNLSPYVEDSYTTALPFTVAPDTPVNRTTALSLFRDHYEGTEFDLTAGVAAGPFGNPYRYLGPADAHTNFQNESFIEVRPGANPRPVSAIFCSYSYVAEARADLPDPVGGVLWFGPAVAYETVYAPMYAGSENVSSAYTTGTRTAYDPAAAYWTFDFVTNWAMLRYDAMIEDIKAEQAALEADSIRQVGETDARAAAMIAAGDEAGARRLLTDFTVQRGDEIIDEWHDLAGMLVVKYSNGLITDPATGEVDEPGYPAWWYQEADYQYGPRVYDLERLRATPGLNYTGESVWFPKNASIDQILERI from the coding sequence ATGAAACGTACAGGAATCTTTCCGGTCCTGATGATTTTTCTTCTCTGTGCACCCGTCTCGGCGTGCACTATCTTCGCGGTCACGCCGGGCGCCTCCGAGAACGGCACCATGTATGTCGGTCACACCAACGACGGCGTCGGTCCGGACTGGAGAAACATCGACGACATCGTCCTGACCTATGTCCCGGCGGCCGACCACGCCGCAGGAGAGACGAGACCGGTCTACTTCGACCCGAACAGCGGTTCCGACGCCGCCGGCAAAAAAGCAGGGAACGCCACCGAGCTCGTCCTCGGCGAGATCCCGCAGGTGCCCCGCACCTACGGGTATTACACCGCCTCCTACGCCATGATGAACGAGCACCAGCTCCTCAGCGCCGAGTGCACCGATTATGCGAAGGTCCAACTCGACGCCGAGGAGGGGAAGAGGATCTTCTACTCCTCAGAACTCTCGAACGTGGCGCTCGAACGCTGCACCACCGCGAGGGTCGCCGTCGAACTCGTCGGCAGCCTCATCGACACCTACGGCTATTACGGGACCGGCGAGACGCTCATCTTCGCCGACCCGAAGGAGGCATGGGTCATCGAGATGTGCTCCAGTCCGGCAGGCACCGGCGGGCTCTGGGTCGCCGAGAAGATACCCGACGGCGAGGTCTTCGTGGCCGGGAACGAGTTCAGGATCCGCACCGTCGCCGAAGGCGACGCGGACATCCTGCACACCCCCGACCTCTTCGCCGTCGCCGAGGAGTACGGGCTCCGGTCGCCCTCGGAGGGAACCTTCGACTGGCTGGAGGCGACGAGCTACGGCGAATATTCTCATCCCTACTACTCGCTGATGAGGGTCTGGAGCATCCAGAACCGGCTTGCGCCCTCGCTGAACCTGAGCCCCTATGTCGAGGACTCGTACACGACCGCCCTGCCCTTTACGGTCGCGCCCGACACACCGGTCAACCGCACGACCGCCCTCTCGCTCTTCCGCGACCACTATGAAGGCACGGAGTTCGACCTCACCGCCGGCGTCGCCGCCGGGCCGTTCGGGAACCCGTACCGCTATCTCGGGCCCGCCGATGCCCACACGAATTTCCAGAACGAGTCCTTCATCGAGGTGCGGCCGGGCGCGAACCCGCGGCCGGTCTCGGCGATCTTCTGCAGTTACAGTTATGTCGCCGAGGCGCGTGCAGACCTTCCCGATCCGGTCGGAGGCGTCCTCTGGTTCGGTCCGGCCGTGGCCTACGAGACGGTGTACGCACCGATGTATGCAGGATCGGAGAATGTTTCGAGTGCTTACACCACCGGGACGCGGACCGCGTACGACCCCGCCGCCGCCTACTGGACCTTCGATTTCGTGACCAACTGGGCGATGCTCAGGTACGACGCGATGATCGAGGACATCAAGGCAGAACAGGCCGCGCTCGAAGCTGACTCGATCCGGCAGGTCGGGGAGACCGACGCACGGGCGGCCGCCATGATCGCAGCAGGCGACGAGGCCGGCGCCCGCCGTCTCCTCACCGACTTCACGGTGCAGCGGGGCGACGAGATCATCGACGAGTGGCATGACCTCGCGGGGATGCTGGTCGTGAAGTACTCGAACGGACTCATCACCGACCCGGCGACCGGGGAGGTCGATGAACCCGGATATCCGGCATGGTGGTACCAGGAGGCCGACTACCAGTACGGCCCGAGGGTCTACGACCTCGAACGCCTCCGCGCCACGCCTGGCCTGAACTACACCGGCGAGAGTGTCTGGTTCCCCAAAAATGCGTCGATCGACCAGATCCTGGAGAGGATCTGA
- a CDS encoding SagB/ThcOx family dehydrogenase encodes MNYLLLMLFVTIMMTVGLTMVFSTLQTTEVRTPAEEREEKSVQLPAPRKDGGRSIEEVLAARRSVREYADGLLTLQELSQLLWAAQGVTDDPTGFRTAPSAGALYPLEVYVAAGEVADLPAGVYRYLPAEHRLDRVAEGDRRRDLSGAALNQSAVGDAAAVIAIAGVYERTTGKYGERGIRYVHMEAGHAAQNIYLQAASLGLGTVSIGAFHDDDVGRVLGMNEDEHPLYLMPVGKTIRER; translated from the coding sequence ATGAACTATCTGCTGCTCATGCTTTTTGTTACGATCATGATGACCGTCGGGTTGACGATGGTCTTCTCCACACTGCAGACCACAGAGGTCCGGACACCGGCAGAAGAACGTGAAGAAAAGAGCGTACAACTCCCGGCGCCCCGGAAGGACGGCGGGCGATCAATCGAGGAGGTGCTCGCGGCCCGCCGCTCGGTGCGGGAGTACGCCGACGGCCTGCTGACCCTGCAAGAACTCTCACAACTCCTCTGGGCGGCCCAGGGGGTGACCGACGATCCGACCGGCTTCAGAACCGCCCCGTCTGCCGGAGCGCTGTACCCGCTTGAGGTCTACGTGGCGGCAGGCGAGGTGGCCGACCTGCCCGCCGGCGTCTACCGCTACCTCCCGGCGGAGCATCGACTCGACCGTGTCGCAGAAGGAGATCGCAGGCGCGACCTATCGGGTGCGGCGCTCAACCAGTCGGCGGTCGGGGACGCCGCCGCCGTCATTGCGATCGCAGGCGTGTACGAGCGGACCACCGGGAAATACGGGGAGCGCGGGATCAGGTACGTGCATATGGAGGCAGGGCATGCGGCGCAGAACATCTACCTCCAGGCCGCGTCCCTCGGACTCGGAACCGTCTCGATCGGGGCGTTCCATGACGATGATGTCGGGCGCGTGCTCGGGATGAACGAGGATGAGCATCCGCTCTACCTCATGCCAGTCGGAAAGACGATACGAGAGCGCTGA
- a CDS encoding cupin domain-containing protein has protein sequence MHRTIALIFICTLLSAGCLSPEPPQTEEGVRPVAPGANISLFEGQGVYTGIIGEETPDIPANYSMGTVTIPPGNATSPHRLVGTTEFVYLTGGEAEIRCDNQIVTARAGEAVLLPAGVLQSIASVGETDLRYVDVIQPPFSAKNEISGDDLAALAGTTDGVPVVFPDPREGIEWDLGSEMMIYTLANPVLMEEMNLPIEYSVAYVELLPGGSIGYNRLNGSSEVVYVLDGEVEVFTPDAGAVRVPAGTAAYVPPDRVKGYRNVAATNSTMLSFVDPAWTPERTEMLE, from the coding sequence ATGCACAGGACGATCGCGCTCATCTTCATCTGCACCCTCCTCTCTGCCGGATGCCTCTCACCAGAACCTCCGCAGACGGAGGAGGGCGTCCGCCCGGTCGCGCCGGGAGCGAACATCTCCCTCTTTGAGGGCCAGGGGGTCTACACCGGGATCATCGGCGAAGAGACCCCTGATATCCCGGCAAACTACAGCATGGGAACGGTCACCATCCCACCGGGCAATGCCACGTCCCCGCACCGACTGGTCGGGACCACCGAGTTCGTCTATCTGACCGGCGGCGAGGCCGAGATCAGGTGCGACAACCAGATCGTGACCGCCCGTGCAGGCGAGGCCGTGCTCCTGCCCGCAGGCGTGCTCCAGTCGATCGCCTCGGTCGGGGAGACCGACCTCCGGTATGTCGACGTGATCCAGCCACCTTTCTCGGCGAAAAACGAGATCTCGGGCGACGACCTCGCGGCCCTCGCGGGGACGACCGACGGCGTCCCGGTCGTCTTCCCCGACCCCAGGGAAGGGATCGAGTGGGATCTCGGCTCTGAGATGATGATCTACACCCTGGCAAACCCGGTGCTGATGGAGGAGATGAACCTCCCGATCGAGTACAGCGTCGCGTACGTCGAACTCCTCCCCGGCGGCTCGATCGGATACAACCGGCTCAACGGCTCCTCCGAGGTGGTCTATGTCCTCGACGGCGAGGTCGAGGTCTTCACCCCTGACGCCGGAGCGGTGCGGGTTCCCGCCGGAACTGCGGCGTACGTCCCGCCCGACCGCGTGAAAGGCTACCGGAACGTCGCGGCGACGAACTCGACGATGCTCAGCTTCGTCGACCCGGCCTGGACGCCTGAGCGGACCGAGATGCTGGAGTGA
- a CDS encoding queuosine precursor transporter — translation MDFPVVWIYWALSLTIVTYASAYIIRHHREYGYPALVGFYVVYLAASQVLAARFVEFDLGIAVFFAPAGVFIYPFLSQAIDMINEVYGEHKTHIAIGIAFLTQVLLVAFIVMTNTLTPAPFFAYESMWQDVFAQSLRIILASWVTFLVAQNIDAWIFARLKERYPNRVILRSASSDLFSLTVDSVIFVVIAFGGVAPLVPLIIGQIVAKNVVGFLDTPWFWWYKRYLEK, via the coding sequence ATGGACTTCCCCGTCGTCTGGATCTACTGGGCGCTCAGCCTCACCATCGTCACCTACGCCTCGGCGTACATCATCAGGCACCACCGTGAGTACGGCTACCCCGCCCTGGTCGGGTTCTATGTCGTCTACCTCGCCGCTTCCCAGGTGCTTGCCGCACGGTTCGTCGAGTTCGACCTGGGCATCGCCGTCTTCTTCGCGCCGGCCGGGGTCTTCATCTATCCCTTCCTCTCGCAGGCCATCGATATGATCAACGAGGTCTACGGCGAGCACAAGACTCATATCGCCATCGGGATCGCCTTCCTCACCCAGGTGCTCCTCGTCGCCTTCATCGTGATGACCAACACCCTCACGCCGGCGCCCTTCTTCGCCTATGAATCGATGTGGCAGGACGTCTTCGCCCAGAGCCTCAGGATCATCCTCGCCTCCTGGGTCACCTTCCTGGTCGCCCAGAACATCGACGCCTGGATCTTTGCGAGGCTCAAGGAACGCTATCCGAATCGCGTCATCCTCCGGAGCGCCTCCAGCGACCTCTTCAGCCTCACGGTGGACAGCGTCATCTTCGTCGTCATCGCCTTCGGCGGCGTCGCCCCGCTCGTCCCGCTCATCATCGGCCAGATCGTGGCGAAGAACGTCGTCGGGTTCCTGGATACGCCGTGGTTCTGGTGGTATAAGAGGTATCTGGAAAAATAG
- a CDS encoding alpha/beta hydrolase, with translation MNTPSRNRLLAAALLLAIAMISAGCVQTPAPTTPTTSTPTPTQTPDIPIPTDISAEAQEILTTTTAVTVPANIPLEEVQKARAMSAEAKKPVLDALRSHMESAETEEIAGVPVLVITPTNATSADPIAIYIHGGDWIFNSAEYPIAYLFAEDLGLTVYSVDYRLAPDHPYPAPLDDCYTVYESLIKEHDPAKIVVMGDSAGGNLALATMVRAHENDLPMPAALALLSPAVDLTGGSDSLYTNDGLDPVLSQETLLTGFAIYAAGHDRTDPLLSPLYANYSADYPPTLVVTGTRDLLLSECSRIHRKMTHDGVDAELIVYEGMWHIFEGSPVPEAAVARQEIAVFLLDHLGEDTRT, from the coding sequence ATGAACACACCATCCCGCAACCGCCTGCTGGCCGCCGCCCTCCTCCTTGCAATCGCCATGATTTCCGCAGGATGCGTCCAGACCCCGGCGCCGACAACCCCGACGACATCGACGCCCACACCCACGCAAACGCCTGACATCCCCATCCCCACCGACATCAGCGCCGAAGCGCAGGAAATCCTCACGACCACCACCGCCGTCACCGTCCCGGCCAACATCCCCCTCGAAGAAGTGCAGAAGGCCAGGGCGATGAGTGCCGAAGCGAAGAAACCGGTCCTCGACGCACTCCGCAGCCATATGGAGAGTGCAGAGACTGAAGAGATCGCCGGCGTCCCGGTCCTCGTCATCACCCCGACGAACGCCACGTCCGCCGACCCCATCGCCATCTACATCCACGGCGGCGACTGGATCTTCAACAGCGCCGAGTACCCCATCGCCTACCTCTTCGCAGAAGATCTCGGGCTCACCGTCTACTCGGTCGACTACCGTCTCGCACCCGACCACCCCTACCCCGCACCGCTTGACGACTGCTACACCGTCTACGAGAGCCTGATCAAAGAGCACGACCCCGCGAAGATCGTCGTCATGGGCGACTCGGCCGGCGGCAACCTCGCCCTCGCCACCATGGTCAGGGCCCACGAGAACGACCTCCCCATGCCCGCCGCCCTCGCCCTCCTCTCCCCGGCCGTCGACCTCACCGGCGGCAGCGACAGCCTGTACACCAACGACGGCCTCGACCCCGTCCTCTCCCAGGAGACCCTCCTCACCGGGTTCGCCATCTACGCCGCAGGTCACGATCGCACCGACCCGCTCCTCTCCCCCCTCTATGCAAACTACTCGGCCGACTACCCGCCCACCCTCGTCGTCACCGGCACCCGCGACCTCCTCCTGAGCGAGTGCTCCAGGATCCACCGGAAGATGACGCACGACGGCGTCGACGCGGAACTCATCGTCTACGAAGGCATGTGGCACATCTTCGAGGGCTCCCCCGTCCCCGAGGCCGCCGTCGCCCGCCAGGAGATCGCGGTCTTCCTCCTCGATCACCTCGGCGAAGACACCCGGACGTAA
- a CDS encoding AI-2E family transporter, with protein MDHPSEFSGTLQSLAIMAALIVIVIGMRYSAYVVNLLLVSLILTILALPAMDMLRKRGLPDIAAIGVISVVATAVMIVGVAITVSSFKTLINDLPTYQADLQMRLADLTGLLHDVGIDTSSFALSSLHLADVVTFIEPYALGFGNALMYLFLILITTIFAVLEIPRISERLKKGLVLEPKKFVGIEKMSGLMMDFVIVRTEANLIHGVLFGLSLWLMGIHSAVLWGVLTFILAFIPYIGLIIAALPAIFFAWLQYGLWGAAAVVGIVVLLNAVVENPVYARIASKRFEMPPIVVILSLIVWGWILGLPGMIFAVPITLLLIILLQCSDELRWINGLLGVSGIFAEKACEKDPE; from the coding sequence ATGGACCATCCTTCAGAATTCTCCGGTACATTACAGTCGCTGGCCATCATGGCGGCACTCATCGTGATCGTCATCGGGATGCGATACTCCGCATACGTTGTCAACCTCCTGTTGGTCTCCCTGATCCTGACAATCCTTGCCCTTCCGGCAATGGATATGCTCAGAAAACGGGGCCTGCCCGACATCGCCGCCATCGGTGTCATCTCGGTCGTCGCCACCGCGGTGATGATCGTCGGGGTGGCGATCACGGTCAGTTCGTTCAAGACGCTGATCAACGACCTCCCGACCTACCAGGCCGACCTCCAGATGCGCCTTGCCGACCTGACAGGACTGCTTCATGACGTCGGCATCGATACCTCGTCGTTCGCCCTCTCGTCCCTCCATCTTGCCGATGTCGTCACCTTCATCGAACCCTATGCCCTCGGGTTCGGGAACGCGCTCATGTACCTCTTCTTAATCCTGATCACGACGATCTTCGCCGTCCTGGAGATCCCCCGCATCTCCGAGCGCCTGAAGAAAGGACTCGTGCTTGAACCGAAGAAGTTCGTCGGGATCGAGAAGATGAGCGGACTCATGATGGATTTCGTGATCGTGAGGACCGAGGCAAACCTGATCCACGGCGTCCTCTTCGGCCTCTCGCTCTGGTTGATGGGAATCCATTCCGCCGTGCTGTGGGGGGTTCTCACGTTTATCCTGGCCTTCATCCCCTATATCGGCCTGATCATCGCCGCCCTCCCGGCAATATTTTTTGCCTGGCTCCAGTACGGTCTCTGGGGAGCGGCGGCGGTCGTGGGGATTGTCGTCCTCCTCAACGCCGTCGTCGAGAACCCGGTCTATGCCAGGATCGCCTCGAAGCGGTTCGAGATGCCGCCGATCGTTGTGATCCTCTCGCTCATCGTCTGGGGCTGGATACTGGGTCTGCCCGGCATGATCTTTGCCGTCCCGATCACGCTCCTCTTGATCATCCTGCTCCAGTGCAGCGACGAACTGCGGTGGATCAACGGCCTGCTCGGGGTCTCCGGGATCTTCGCGGAGAAGGCGTGCGAAAAGGATCCTGAGTGA
- a CDS encoding RNA recognition motif domain-containing protein: METSKLYVGNLTYSVTEDQLEELFSQYGEVKSVRVIERKGFGFVEMGTPEEAESAKEALNETEFSGRMLRIDEARPPRPRNEYRRY; this comes from the coding sequence ATGGAAACCAGCAAGTTGTATGTCGGAAACCTGACATATTCGGTAACTGAAGACCAGTTAGAAGAATTGTTTTCCCAGTACGGCGAAGTCAAGAGCGTCCGTGTTATTGAGCGCAAGGGATTCGGATTCGTTGAGATGGGCACCCCCGAAGAAGCGGAGAGCGCAAAGGAAGCCCTGAACGAGACCGAGTTCTCCGGACGTATGCTTCGTATTGACGAAGCCCGCCCGCCGCGCCCGAGAAACGAATACCGGAGATACTGA